The sequence GGCATCAGCCGGCGCATGCTCACGCTCAATCTGCGCCGGCTGGAGCGGGACGGGCTGCTCGTGCGCACCGTGTACCCGACCGTCCCGCCCAAGGTGGAGTACGACCTGACGCCCATGGCCCGCGAGCTGTACGCCTCGCTGACCGGCCTGGTCGACTGGGCCGAGCGCCACCGTTCCGCCATCGCCCGGGCCCGCGCCGCCTACGACACCACCGAGCAGCGGACGGCGGACGCCGTCTGACCGAGGCCGGCCGCTACGGG comes from Streptomyces sp. SCL15-4 and encodes:
- a CDS encoding helix-turn-helix domain-containing protein; translation: MSRSTPRLAEAMQVEACPVTEVLDHVAGKWSIGILIAVAHGPLRFTEIERAVGGISRRMLTLNLRRLERDGLLVRTVYPTVPPKVEYDLTPMARELYASLTGLVDWAERHRSAIARARAAYDTTEQRTADAV